One stretch of Prunus persica cultivar Lovell chromosome G1, Prunus_persica_NCBIv2, whole genome shotgun sequence DNA includes these proteins:
- the LOC18790519 gene encoding bypass of stop codon protein 1 — MEELRQIAFAYYKDVPEHVKMWVQEFLSEIDRDGNEKVSLQEFLAYMGMHEDSKHLCTPSFFDELKQEGREELEFIDLLALFYIVSTGRPFCSGHCKNFIKGGYFTCVQCFYHSPKTFDLCAVCYLDGKYVHRHKNFLDDFLVLKTKRAVGDNLNQHGEASSITSKAKAPESGTGSTPAETMNSSRSSSSSSSSLSFSSSTTTATTAESTNDSTSSGTLTPRTSSSTTTSNALVPVNPRRNDTSAGRKALKAIEILLAVGNIFVTSSQCTIM; from the exons ATGGAGGAGTTGCGTCAAATTGCATTTGCATATTACAAGGATGTACCGGAGCACGTGAAGATGTGGGTGCAAGAGTTCTTGTCGGAAATCGACAGGGATGGGAACGAAAAAGTGAGCCTGCAAGAGTTCTTGGCATACATGGGCATGCATGAAGATTCGAAGCATCTCTGTACCCCAAGTTTCTTCGATGAGCTAAAGCAGGAAGGCAGGGAAGAGTTAGAGTTCATAGACTTGCTGGCTCTCTTCTACATTGTTTCCACTGGAAGGCCATTCTGCAGTGGCCACTGCAAAAACTTCATAAAGGGAGGGTATTTCACTTGCGTCCAATGCTTTTATCATTCCCCAAAAACCTTCGATCTTTGCGCCGTTTGTTACCTTGACGGCAAGTATGTCCATCGCCACAAAAACTTCCTTGATGACTTCCTAGTGCTAAAAACCAAGAGGGCAGTGGGAGATAATTTGAACCAGCATGGAGAAGCATCAAGCATAACTAGTAAG GCAAAGGCACCAGAGTCTGGCACTGGCAGTACACCAGCAGAGACAATGAATTCTTCacgttcttcttcctcttcttcatcatcattatctttttcttcttctactacTACTGCTACTACAGCAGAGTCAACAAACGACTCTACTTCTTCTGGTACACTCACACCAAGGACAAGCAGTTCCACTACTACATCCAATGCACTGGTTCCCGTGAATCCAAGGCGTAATGAT ACAAGTGCCGGGAGGAAAGCGTTAAAAGCGATAGAGATTCTGCTCGCAGTGGGAAATATCTTTGTTACTTCCAGTCAGTGTACCATTATGTGA
- the LOC18790386 gene encoding uncharacterized protein LOC18790386, whose product MEELRQTAFAYYKDAPEQIRRWVDEFFLEMDHDEDDQVSLHEFLTYMEMHEDCTHLSNPRFFDELKKEGSEELDFLDVVTLFYIVYSGKPFCNGDCKKFVKGVYFTCVKCFDHASDAANTFNVCTACYVDGKYVHGHKKFLDNFLLLQTKRMEALNQLPASSIHESKSPESGRTSETSNNSSSRRLTNEPSSSGASTEVVPVNSRPKNRAGRKALKTIEVLLALGNIFASTQCTIM is encoded by the exons atggagGAGTTGCGCCAAACAGCATTTGCATATTACAAGGACGCCCCGGAGCAAATCCGGCGGTGGGTGGATGAGTTTTTCCTGGAAATGGATCATGATGAGGACGACCAAGTGAGCTTGCATGAGTTCTTGACATACATGGAGATGCATGAAGATTGTACGCATCTGAGTAACCCTAGATTCTTCGATGAGCTGAAGAAGGAAGGGAGTGAAGAGCTTGATTTCTTGGACGTGGTGACTCTCTTCTACATCGTTTATAGTGGAAAACCCTTCTGTAATGGGGATTGCAAAAAATTCGTAAAGGGAGTTTATTTTACTTGTGTAAAATGCTTTGATCATGCCAGTGATGCCGCCAACACATTCAATGTTTGTACTGCTTGTTATGTCGATGGAAAGTATGTCCATGGCCACAAGAAATTCCTTGATAACTTCCTACTGCTTCAAACCAAGAGGATGGAAGCTTTGAACCAGCTGCCAGCATCAAGCATTCATGAG TCGAAGTCACCTGAGTCTGGTAGGACATCAGAGACGAGCAATAATTCTTCTTCCCGTAGACTCACCAATGAGCCAAGCAGTTCTGGTGCATCCACTGAAGTGGTTCCCGTGAACTCAAGGCCTAAAAAT AGGGCAGGGAGGAAAGCGTTGAAAACGATAGAAGTGCTTCTCGCCCTGGGGAATATCTTTGCTTCCACTCAGTGTACCATTATGTGA
- the LOC18792779 gene encoding uncharacterized protein LOC18792779, protein MEELRQTVLAYYKDAPQHIKRSVDECFIEMDVDGNDRVSWQEFLAYMEMHEDCKHLSTCSFFNELKKEEKEGLDFMDVVILVYIIYSGKPFCNGHSGSFIKGTYFTCVKCFDGHEHGQCSVPNKTFNVCTVCYVDGKICPWPRMVS, encoded by the coding sequence ATGGAGGAGCTGCGGCAGACGGTGCTTGCTTATTACAAGGATGCTCCACAACACATAAAGCGGTCCGTGGATGAGTGTTTCATAGAGATGGACGTGGATGGGAATGACCGAGTGAGCTGGCAAGAGTTCTTGGCATACATGGAGATGCATGAAGATTGCAAGCATCTGAGTACTTGCAGCTTCTTCAATGAGCtcaagaaggaagaaaaggaaggGTTAGATTTCATGGACGTGGTGATTCTCGTCTACATAATTTACAGTGGAAAACCATTCTGCAATGGGCACTCTGGAAGCTTTATAAAGGGAACGTATTTCACTTGTGTCAAGTGCTTTGATGGCCATGAGCATGGCCAATGTAGTGTCCCAAACAAGACCTTCAACGTTTGCACTGTTTGTTACGTTGATGGCAAAATTTGTCCATGGCCTCGAATGGTTTCTTGA